From a single Saimiri boliviensis isolate mSaiBol1 chromosome 7, mSaiBol1.pri, whole genome shotgun sequence genomic region:
- the KICS2 gene encoding KICSTOR subunit 2 isoform X1: MGESIPLAAPVPVEQAVLETFFSHLGIFSYDKAKDNVEKEREANKSAGGSWLSLLAALAHLAAAEKVYHSLTYLGQKLGSQSFFSRKDSIRTIYTSLHNELKKVVTGRGALGGTVTHVEELLSHLSEQLCFFVQARMEIADFYEKMYTLSTQKFINAEELVGLLDAILKKYNSRFHHPILSPLESSFQLEVDVLCHLLKAQAQVSEWKFLPSLVNLHSAHTKLQTWGQIFEKQRETKKHLFGGQSQKAVQPPHLFLWLMKLKNMLLAKFSFYFHEALSRQTTASEMKTLTAKVNPDFFGKISSFIRKYDAANVSLIFDNRGSESFQGHGYHHPHSYREAPKGVDQYPAVVSLPSDRPVMHWPNVIMIMTDRTSDLNSLEKVVHFYDDKVQSTYFLTRPEPHFTIVIIFESKKSERDSHFISFLNELSLALKNPKVFASLKPGSKASMPAPSAETREPLRVHVGSLPILSGLPGRRKKNQLGVVAHTCNPSTLGG, encoded by the exons ATGGGGGAGTCTATCCCGCTGGCCGCCCCGGTCCCGGTGGAACAGGCGGTGCTGGAGACGTTCTTCTCTCACCTGGGTATCTTCTCTTACGACAAGGCTAAGGACAATGTGGAGAAGGAACGAGAGGCCAACAAGAGCGCGGGGGGCAGCTGGCTGTCGCTGCTGGCGGCCTTGGCGCACCTGGCCGCGGCCGAGAAGGTCTATCACAGCCTCACCTACCTGGGGCAGAAACTAG GGAGCCAGTCTTTCTTCAGCAGGAAGGATTCCATCCGCACCATCTATACTTCCTTGCATAATGAGCTGAAGAAGGTGGTGACTGGCCGTGGTGCCCTGGGTGGGACTGTTACTCATGTGGAAGAACTCCTTTCCCACCTGTCAGAGCAGCTCTGCTTCTTTGTTCAGGCTCGGATGGAGATCGCAGACTTCTATGAGAAGATGTACACCCTCAGCACACAGAAGTTCATCAATGCTGAAGAGCTCGTTGGCCTTTTGGATGCTATCCTAAAAAAATACAACTCCAG ATTTCACCACCCAATCCTCAGTCCTTTGGAAAGCAGTTTCCAGCTGGAAGTTGACGTCCTGTGTCATCTCCTGAAAGCCCAGGCCCAGGTCTCAGAATGGAAGTTCCTCCCATCTCTGGTTAACTTGCACAGTGCGCACACCAAGCTGCAGACCTGGGGCCAGATCTTTGAGAAACAGCGGGAGACAAAGAAACATCTGTTTGGAGGGCAGTCTCAGAAGGCCGTGCAGCCCCCACACCTTTTCCTTTGGCTGATGAAACTCAAAAACATGCTTCTTGCCAAGTTTAGCTTTTACTTTCATGAGGCCCTGAGCCGACAAACGACTGCTTCAGAAATGAAAACGTTGACAGCAAAAGTTAACCCAGACTTCTTTGGAaagatttccagcttcatcaggAAATATGACGCTGCCAATGTGTCCTTAATTTTTGACAACAGGGGTTCTGAGAGTTTTCAGGGTCACGGCTATCACCACCCCCATTCCTACAGAGAGGCTCCCAAGGGTGTGGACCAGTATCCAGCCGTAGTGTCTCTGCCCAGCGACAGGCCAGTCATGCACTGGCCCAATGTCATCATGATCATGACGGACCGCACATCCGATCTGAACAGCTTGGAGAAAGTGGTCCACTTCTATGATGACAAAGTGCAGAGCACCTACTTTCTAACCCGCCCGGAACCTCACTTTACCATTGTCATCATTTTTGAGTCAAAGAAATCTGAAAGAGACTCCCACTTTATTTCCTTCCTCAATGAGCTCTCACTTGCCCTTAAGAACCCCAAAGTGTTCGCAAGTCTGAAACCTGGATCCAAAG CTAGCATGCCAGCCCCATCAGCAGAGACCAGAGAGCCCCTCCGAGTCCATGTAGGAAGCCTGCCCATCTTGTCTGGCCTGCctggcagaagaaagaagaaccagctgggcgtggtggctcatacctgtaatcccagcactttgggaggctga
- the KICS2 gene encoding KICSTOR subunit 2 isoform X2, whose translation MGESIPLAAPVPVEQAVLETFFSHLGIFSYDKAKDNVEKEREANKSAGGSWLSLLAALAHLAAAEKVYHSLTYLGQKLGSQSFFSRKDSIRTIYTSLHNELKKVVTGRGALGGTVTHVEELLSHLSEQLCFFVQARMEIADFYEKMYTLSTQKFINAEELVGLLDAILKKYNSRFHHPILSPLESSFQLEVDVLCHLLKAQAQVSEWKFLPSLVNLHSAHTKLQTWGQIFEKQRETKKHLFGGQSQKAVQPPHLFLWLMKLKNMLLAKFSFYFHEALSRQTTASEMKTLTAKVNPDFFGKISSFIRKYDAANVSLIFDNRGSESFQGHGYHHPHSYREAPKGVDQYPAVVSLPSDRPVMHWPNVIMIMTDRTSDLNSLEKVVHFYDDKVQSTYFLTRPEPHFTIVIIFESKKSERDSHFISFLNELSLALKNPKVFASLKPGSKGSCYQCNYFVAFCLNYSKLLLQRK comes from the exons ATGGGGGAGTCTATCCCGCTGGCCGCCCCGGTCCCGGTGGAACAGGCGGTGCTGGAGACGTTCTTCTCTCACCTGGGTATCTTCTCTTACGACAAGGCTAAGGACAATGTGGAGAAGGAACGAGAGGCCAACAAGAGCGCGGGGGGCAGCTGGCTGTCGCTGCTGGCGGCCTTGGCGCACCTGGCCGCGGCCGAGAAGGTCTATCACAGCCTCACCTACCTGGGGCAGAAACTAG GGAGCCAGTCTTTCTTCAGCAGGAAGGATTCCATCCGCACCATCTATACTTCCTTGCATAATGAGCTGAAGAAGGTGGTGACTGGCCGTGGTGCCCTGGGTGGGACTGTTACTCATGTGGAAGAACTCCTTTCCCACCTGTCAGAGCAGCTCTGCTTCTTTGTTCAGGCTCGGATGGAGATCGCAGACTTCTATGAGAAGATGTACACCCTCAGCACACAGAAGTTCATCAATGCTGAAGAGCTCGTTGGCCTTTTGGATGCTATCCTAAAAAAATACAACTCCAG ATTTCACCACCCAATCCTCAGTCCTTTGGAAAGCAGTTTCCAGCTGGAAGTTGACGTCCTGTGTCATCTCCTGAAAGCCCAGGCCCAGGTCTCAGAATGGAAGTTCCTCCCATCTCTGGTTAACTTGCACAGTGCGCACACCAAGCTGCAGACCTGGGGCCAGATCTTTGAGAAACAGCGGGAGACAAAGAAACATCTGTTTGGAGGGCAGTCTCAGAAGGCCGTGCAGCCCCCACACCTTTTCCTTTGGCTGATGAAACTCAAAAACATGCTTCTTGCCAAGTTTAGCTTTTACTTTCATGAGGCCCTGAGCCGACAAACGACTGCTTCAGAAATGAAAACGTTGACAGCAAAAGTTAACCCAGACTTCTTTGGAaagatttccagcttcatcaggAAATATGACGCTGCCAATGTGTCCTTAATTTTTGACAACAGGGGTTCTGAGAGTTTTCAGGGTCACGGCTATCACCACCCCCATTCCTACAGAGAGGCTCCCAAGGGTGTGGACCAGTATCCAGCCGTAGTGTCTCTGCCCAGCGACAGGCCAGTCATGCACTGGCCCAATGTCATCATGATCATGACGGACCGCACATCCGATCTGAACAGCTTGGAGAAAGTGGTCCACTTCTATGATGACAAAGTGCAGAGCACCTACTTTCTAACCCGCCCGGAACCTCACTTTACCATTGTCATCATTTTTGAGTCAAAGAAATCTGAAAGAGACTCCCACTTTATTTCCTTCCTCAATGAGCTCTCACTTGCCCTTAAGAACCCCAAAGTGTTCGCAAGTCTGAAACCTGGATCCAAAG GTTCCTGTTACCAATGCAATTATTTCGTGGCCTTTTGCCTGAATTATTCTAAGCTGCTTCTCCAGAGGAAATGA